A DNA window from Streptococcus parapneumoniae contains the following coding sequences:
- the pyrF gene encoding orotidine-5'-phosphate decarboxylase: MREHRPVIALDFPSFEAVKEFLALFPAEESLYLKVGMELYYATGPEIVSYLKGLGHSVFLDLKLHDIPNTVKSAMKVLSQLGVDMTNVHAAGGVEMMKAAREGLGSQAKLIAVTQLTSTSEAQMQEFQNIQTSLQESVIHYAKKTAEAGLDGVVCSAQEVQVIKQATNPDFICLTPGIRPQGAAVGDQKRVMTPADAYQIGSDYIVVGRPVTQAEDPVAAYYAIKDEWTQNWN, translated from the coding sequence ATGCGAGAACATCGTCCAGTTATTGCTCTTGATTTTCCTAGTTTTGAGGCAGTCAAGGAATTTTTAGCTCTTTTCCCAGCAGAAGAAAGCCTTTATCTCAAGGTAGGGATGGAGCTCTATTACGCAACAGGGCCTGAGATTGTATCTTACTTGAAAGGCTTGGGGCATAGTGTCTTTTTGGATCTTAAACTTCATGACATTCCTAATACAGTCAAGTCAGCTATGAAGGTCTTGTCTCAGCTTGGTGTGGACATGACCAATGTTCATGCTGCTGGGGGTGTAGAGATGATGAAGGCTGCGCGTGAAGGTCTTGGAAGTCAAGCCAAATTGATCGCTGTCACTCAGCTCACATCAACATCAGAAGCTCAGATGCAGGAGTTTCAAAACATCCAAACCAGTCTGCAAGAGTCAGTGATTCACTATGCCAAGAAGACAGCTGAAGCGGGTTTGGATGGTGTTGTTTGCTCGGCTCAGGAAGTGCAAGTCATCAAGCAGGCCACCAATCCAGATTTTATCTGTCTGACACCGGGCATTCGTCCTCAGGGAGCTGCTGTTGGAGACCAAAAACGCGTGATGACGCCAGCAGATGCCTATCAAATCGGTAGTGACTATATCGTAGTGGGACGTCCCGTTACCCAAGCTGAGGATCCTGTTGCAGCTTATTATGCCATCAAGGATGAATGGACACAGAACTGGAATTAA
- a CDS encoding FtsQ-type POTRA domain-containing protein, with product MSKDKKNEGKEILEELKELSEWQKRNQEYLKKKAEEEAALAEEKEKERQARMASKSEESDETENQKSEFDPKDPESAKGESDEKVASSEADKEEEEIEESGSKEKEEQDKKLVKKATKEKTAKAKIPGIHILRALTILFPSLLLLIVSAYLLSPYATMKDIRVEGTVQTTADDIRQASGIQDSDYTINLLLDKAKYEEQIKSNYWVESAQLVYQFPTKFTIKVKEYDIVAYYVSGENHYPILSSGQLETSSVSLVSLPETYISVFFNDSEQIKAFVSELAQISPELKAEIQKVELAPSKVTSDLIRLTMNDSDEILVPLSEMSKKLPYYSKIKPQLSEPSVVDMEAGIYSYTVADKLIMEAEEKAKQEAKEAEKKQEEERKRLEEEQKKQEEESNRNQTNQRSSRR from the coding sequence ATGTCAAAAGATAAGAAAAATGAGGGCAAAGAAATCCTCGAAGAATTGAAAGAGTTATCAGAATGGCAGAAACGAAACCAAGAATACCTAAAAAAGAAGGCTGAAGAAGAGGCAGCCTTAGCTGAGGAGAAGGAAAAGGAAAGACAAGCTCGAATGGCTTCAAAATCCGAAGAGTCAGATGAAACTGAGAACCAGAAGAGTGAATTTGATCCAAAAGACCCAGAATCAGCTAAGGGAGAGTCTGACGAAAAAGTAGCATCCTCAGAGGCTGACAAAGAGGAAGAAGAGATAGAAGAATCAGGGTCTAAAGAGAAGGAGGAACAGGATAAAAAGCTTGTTAAAAAGGCTACTAAGGAAAAAACAGCCAAAGCAAAGATTCCTGGCATCCATATCTTACGAGCCTTAACGATTTTATTTCCAAGTCTGCTTTTATTGATTGTCTCTGCCTACTTGCTCAGCCCTTATGCGACTATGAAGGATATCCGTGTTGAGGGAACAGTGCAAACTACGGCTGATGATATTCGACAGGCTTCAGGCATTCAGGATTCGGATTATACGATTAACCTTCTGCTAGATAAGGCAAAATATGAAGAGCAGATTAAGTCTAACTATTGGGTTGAATCAGCTCAGCTTGTTTATCAATTTCCAACCAAGTTCACTATCAAGGTCAAGGAATACGATATTGTGGCCTACTATGTTTCTGGTGAAAATCATTATCCTATTCTTTCCAGCGGTCAGCTTGAGACTAGTTCTGTGAGCCTGGTCAGTCTGCCAGAAACTTATATATCAGTTTTCTTTAATGACAGCGAACAAATCAAGGCTTTTGTCTCAGAACTTGCTCAAATTAGCCCAGAACTCAAGGCAGAGATCCAAAAGGTGGAACTAGCCCCAAGCAAGGTGACTTCCGATTTAATTCGATTGACCATGAATGATTCGGACGAAATCTTGGTTCCCCTTTCTGAAATGAGTAAGAAATTGCCTTATTACAGCAAGATTAAGCCACAATTGTCAGAACCAAGTGTGGTCGACATGGAAGCTGGAATTTACAGTTACACTGTGGCGGATAAATTAATTATGGAGGCTGAGGAAAAAGCCAAACAAGAGGCTAAGGAAGCCGAGAAAAAGCAGGAAGAAGAACGTAAACGTTTAGAAGAAGAACAGAAAAAACAAGAGGAAGAGAGCAATCGAAATCAAACAAATCAGCGTTCATCGCGTCGTTAG
- a CDS encoding UDP-N-acetylglucosamine--N-acetylmuramyl-(pentapeptide) pyrophosphoryl-undecaprenol N-acetylglucosamine transferase produces MKKIVFTGGGTVGHVTLNLLLMPKFIEDGWEVHYIGDKRGIEHQEILKSGLDVTFHSIATGKLRRYFSWQNMLDVFKVGWGIVQSLFIMLRLRPQALFSKGGFVSVPPVIAARVSGVPVFIHESDLSMGLANKIAYKFATKMYSTFEQASSLSKVEHVGAVTKVSDQKNPEPDELVDIQTHFNPKLPTVLFVGGSAGARVFNQLVTDHKKELTERYNIINLTGDSSLNELSQNLFRVDYVTNLYQPLMELADIVVTRGGANTIFELLAMAKLHVIVPLGREASRGDQIENAAYFVKKGYAEELQESDLTLDSLEEKLSHLLSHKEDYQAKMKASKELKSLADFYQLLKKDLS; encoded by the coding sequence ATGAAAAAAATTGTCTTTACAGGTGGGGGGACGGTTGGACACGTCACCCTCAATCTTTTGTTAATGCCCAAGTTCATCGAAGATGGTTGGGAAGTCCACTATATCGGGGACAAGCGTGGTATTGAACACCAAGAAATCCTCAAGTCGGGCTTGGATGTCACCTTCCATTCCATTGCAACTGGAAAATTGCGTCGCTATTTCTCTTGGCAAAATATGCTGGACGTCTTCAAAGTTGGCTGGGGAATTGTCCAATCGCTCTTTATCATGTTGCGACTTCGTCCACAAGCTCTTTTTTCAAAGGGAGGATTTGTCTCAGTGCCGCCTGTTATCGCAGCGCGTGTGTCAGGAGTGCCAGTCTTTATTCACGAATCGGACCTGTCTATGGGATTGGCCAATAAAATCGCCTATAAATTTGCGACGAAGATGTATTCAACCTTCGAACAAGCTTCAAGTTTGTCTAAGGTCGAGCATGTGGGAGCAGTTACCAAGGTTTCAGACCAAAAAAATCCAGAACCAGATGAATTGGTGGATATTCAAACCCACTTTAATCCTAAATTGCCAACTGTATTGTTTGTCGGTGGTTCTGCGGGCGCTCGTGTCTTTAACCAATTGGTGACAGACCATAAGAAAGAACTGACAGAACGCTACAATATTATCAATCTAACTGGAGATTCTAGTCTGAACGAGTTGAGCCAAAATCTCTTTCGTGTCGACTACGTGACCAATCTCTATCAACCCTTGATGGAATTGGCTGATATTGTTGTGACACGTGGTGGTGCCAATACGATTTTTGAGCTCTTGGCCATGGCAAAATTGCATGTTATTGTGCCACTTGGTCGTGAAGCTAGTCGTGGTGACCAGATTGAAAATGCAGCTTACTTTGTAAAAAAAGGCTATGCAGAAGAGCTTCAAGAAAGCGATTTGACCTTGGATAGTTTGGAAGAGAAGCTTTCTCACTTACTAAGTCACAAGGAAGATTACCAAGCCAAGATGAAGGCTTCAAAGGAATTGAAATCTCTAGCAGATTTTTATCAATTGTTGAAAAAAGATTTATCATAA